The following proteins are co-located in the Colletotrichum lupini chromosome 4, complete sequence genome:
- a CDS encoding ankyrin repeat protein encodes MAGDHEEHEGASVKELLIEAARRDNTELFNDVIAGIKDENELSRILNETTTVMGNHLYHEAASRGNYDIIDLLLDQPNFECDPINRQEGDTPLHSAIRWINNESQANREFGNALVDMMLEAGSSPRIKNKGGLTPLQLVDPRNPALRELIQKHEYASLNAGDFINVDSSSAGKKSKSGASGAPPASAPPGAPPAIPNSAAPPVPAGYAHDEESDDDAEFSGSDDEERAEWDRRRRERAARKG; translated from the exons ATGGCAGGGGATCACGAGGAGCACGAG GGCGCCTCCGTCAAGGAACTCCTCATCGAGGCCGCGCGGCGCGACAACACTGAACTCTTCAACGACGTCATCGCCGGCATCAAGGACGAGAATGAGCTCTCCCGCATCCTGAACGAGACCACCACCGTCATGGGAAACCACCTCTACCACGAAGCTGCCTCCCGAGGGAACT ACGACATAATCGACCTCCTCCTCGACCAACCAAACTTTGAATGCGACCCCATCAACCGCCAAGAAGGCGACACACCCCTCCACAGCGCCATCCGCTGGATCAACAACGAATCCCAAGCCAACCGCGAATTCGGCAACGCCCTCGTCGACATGATGCTCGAAGCCGGCTCCAGCCCACGCATCAAGAACAAGGGCGGCCTCACCCCCCTCCAGCTCGTCGATCCCCGCAACCCGGCCCTCCGCGAACTCATCCAGAAGCACGAGTACGCCTCGCTCAACGCGGGCGACTTTATCAACGTGGACTCTTCGTCCGCGGGCAAGAAGAGCAAGAGCGGTGCGAGTGGTGCGCCGCCGGCGTCGGCGCCCCCCGGTGCGCCTCCTGCGATTCCTAATTCTGCTGCGCCGCCTGTGCCTGCGGGGTACGCCCACGACGAGGAGAGTGACGATGATGCCGAGTTTAGTGGTAGTGATGACGAGGAGAGGGCCGAGTGGGATCGGAGACGGAGGGAGCGTGCCGCGCGCAAGGGCTGA
- a CDS encoding acetyltransferase, protein MKQPPTQSSIKSFFQPRQQPTYAPPPPASKYAPAPSSNGTAAAPPPTTKPPPSSTTTAPPPPPPPKSSVTTATTTTTPSRTSPPATTPQTSQPPASAPLHPSASIRPVSDQDLQPLRRINSLLLPVAYPETFYAAALTGPFSRVVTWRDQPTTNFSQEIVVGGVVARIEPSPFPSATPTPTRLEHALYIQSLALLSPYRSHGLATAVVDHLVAAAANSSPDVNLRHIYAHVWTDNEEGMRWYAARGFERYGEPLQGYYIKLRPDSAWIVRRAVGPLSIGGQQQSLSSDRATAPPPIPGPTAAIANLPPMNGSNGAGGPPPPPLSRTISGTSFQNRRAATEWNDLPDEMASAKLAPPKSSGGSGASSRSSSTVRKKKDRSYPAAAFQG, encoded by the coding sequence ATGAAGCAACCACCGACCCAGTCCTCCATCAAATCCTTCTTCCAACCCCGCCAGCAACCCACCTACGCTCCGCCTCCCCCAGCGTCAAAGTACGCCCCCGCGCCGTCATCGAATGGAACAGCAGCTGCCCCTCCTCCCACGACCAAACCCCCACCATCGTCAACAACAacagcaccaccaccacctcctcctcccaaATCCTCAGTGACGACGGCGACAACAACGACAACACCATCGAGAACTTCACCTCCAGCAACGACACCGCAAACATCACAACCGCCAGCCTCGGCGCCCCTCCACCCAAGCGCCTCGATCCGCCCCGTCTCAGACCAAGACCTCCAACCCCTCCGCCGCATAAactccctcctcctcccagtAGCCTACCCAGAAACCTTTTACGCCGCGGCCTTGACGGGCCCCTTCTCCCGCGTCGTCACCTGGCGCGACCAACCCACCACAAACTTCTCtcaggaaatcgtcgtcggcgGCGTCGTAGCCCGCATCGAACCCTCCCCCTTTCCGTCCGCGACCCCGACCCCGACCCGCCTCGAACACGCCCTCTACATCCAGTCTCTCGCCCTCCTCTCCCCATACCGCTCACATGGCCTGGCCACCGCCGTGGTAGACCATCTCGTCGCCGCGGCCGCAAACTCTTCCCCCGACGTCAACCTCCGCCACATCTACGCCCACGTCTGGACCGACAACGAGGAGGGCATGCGCTGGTACGCCGCCCGCGGCTTCGAGCGATACGGTGAGCCGCTACAGGGGTACTATATCAAGCTCCGACCGGACTCAGCCTGGATCGTCCGCCGCGCCGTCGGTCCTCTGTCCATCGGCGGGCAGCAACAGTCCTTATCCTCTGACAGAGCCACGGCACCACCGCCGATCCCAGGTCCCACCGCCGCCATCGCGAACCTGCCACCCATGAATGGAAGCAATGGTGCCGGCGGGCCCCCTCCTCCACCGTTGTCGAGGACGATCTCGGGCACATCCTTCCAGAACCGTCGCGCGGCGACAGAGTGGAACGATCTTCCCGACGAAATGGCATCGGCCAAGCTCGCGCCTCCCAAGAGCAGCGGCGGCTCGGGCGCGAGTTCCCGCAGCAGCTCGACagtgaggaagaagaaggataGATCCTACCCGGCTGCCGCTTTTCAGGGCTAG
- a CDS encoding cyclophilin type peptidyl-prolyl cis-trans isomerase/CLD produces the protein MTTNVSLETSMGTIILELYTAHAPKTCTNFATLAKRGYYNSTVIHRIVPNFMIQAGDPTGTGRGGTSIYGEKFADEIHAGLKHTGAGVLSMANAGPDTNGSQFFITLAPTPWLDGKHTIFGRVKSGLSVVKRMGLVKTGPEDRPLEEVKIIKASVVEEGGDE, from the exons ATGACTACCAACGTCTCCCTCGAGACCTCAATG GGCACAATAATCCTAGAGCTCTACACCGCCCACGCCCCCAAAACCTGCACAAACTTCGCAACCCTCGCAAAGAGAGGCTACTACAACAGCACCGTAATCCATCGCATCGTCCCAAACTTCATGATCCAAGCCGGCGACCCGACGGGCACAGGCCGCGGCGGCACCTCAATCTACGGCGAAAAGTTCGCAGACGAGATCCACGCAGGCTTAAAACACACCGGCGCGGGGGTCCTCTCCATGGCAAACGCGGGGCCCGACACGAACGGCTCCCAGTTCTTCATCACCCTTGCCCCGACCCCTTGGCTCGATGGGAAACATACGATCTTTGGACGGGTCAAGAGCGGGTTGAGCGTCGTCAAGAGGATGGGGCTCGTCAAGACGGGGCCCGAGGATCGGCCGCTCGAGGAGGTCAAGATTATCAAGGCTTCTGTCGTTGAAGAGGGCGGCGACGAATAG
- a CDS encoding transcriptional activator — MTSKPVSLFCERVWQRGCGPQIDVDTFGKLLPGFLPKSLFPAIPLTKMPEQSAKVIRKTHPIRILSFSNPPSTTSPHLTPGFERILPCSPNPEQFSPYLSSHPLNQLPYLLRRSTNTDVGRDHRILSPRTFKPPRPIQIRHRASRVLDLIPPCTAPAATTTCSLLTAAAAEPPAPRPALSALRGCDHDGILLPSASVRRSVGLAEMASNTGKAGVIVAPDDAGNMDKLAHAVLDDLMYNIVHDLLLKVHRDEKMARASTAAIRVEKLASDASESSTPDSKPDVRIETDAAIYEDGKVLLKGNPLKTTSEILCPRCHLPRLLYPTDGKGARKPDPSVIYCKKHPYIDKPGYDIYGQTWVQPGPGRGKKKKDMKPDPNIESAGPGEARPANVLSFPSATCSKCKRCILVTRLNNHMGSCIGNSGRNASRAAAAKISNGSNGASQHDGTPPSSQKATPAPASRASSPKKRDSEEVAAPEDEDESGDSHKKKKLKSTPLMTKKVILKTKGPKKEKVKTNSLLSREAKADDGDNSTVEVAPKKEKKEAKGISPAKKLKLGAAKPPLSSPLSKNGRNGKEKDEDAESESTTSGTTGGKTTSATSSTKTSSKTSVKRTAGCGLRRPSELLAMKRTSAPSSVKRSPPQSKPQPQPTRQRLASVSSTPSAQSNSSGRSAAKPNSPGSSQDTVRSTGRLSQSKTTGSRTPPTEGKKPAKSHSTVQAQPPARVSRAGVKYQPGWGIQPGSWPFSCFLPVLIKKSEALVDEKIDIRYTILNNAWSGSQSGKVF, encoded by the exons atgacATCCAAGCCCGTCTCCCTGTTCTGCGAGCGTGTTTGGCAGCGTGGAT GCGGCCCGCAGATCGACGTTGACACTTTTGGGAAGTTGCTTCCGGGCTTCCTACCAAAGTCGCTCTTTCCCGCAATTCCCTTGACAAAGATGCCTGAGCAATCTGCTAAGGTAATCCGGAAAACCCACCCAATTCGCATTCTCTCCTTCTCCAATCCCCCATCAACCACCTCACCTCATCTTACACCGGGCTTCGAGAGGATCTTACCTTGCTCACCTAACCCCGAGCAATTCTCTCCCTACCTATCATCTCACCCGCTAAACCAATTACCTTACTTGCTCCGCCGGTCAACCAACACCGACGTTGGCCGCGACCATCGGATTCTCTCGCCTCGCACCTTCAAACCCCCCCGTCCTATCCAGATTCGGCATAGGGCCTCTCGCGTG CTTGACCTCATCCCCCCCTGCACTGCACCTGCTGCTACTACGACTTGCTCACTGCTCACTGCTGCGGCTGCTGAACCACCCGCTCCTCGACCGGCC CTATCCGCCCTCCGAGGCTGCGATCACGACGGCATCTTACTCCCTTCAGCCTCTGTGCGCCGTTCCGTCGGCCTCGCCGAGATGGCTTCCAATACAGGAAAGGCTGGAGTGATTGTCGCTCCCGACGACGCTGGCAATATGGACAAGCTT GCACACGCTGTCCTCGACGATCTCATGTACAACATTGTACATGACCTGCTACTCAAAGTCCACCGCGACGAGAAAATGGCGAGAGCGTCTACCGCTGCCATTCGTGTCGAGAAGCTGGCTTCCGATGCATCAGAGAGCTCTACCCCCGACTCGAAGCCAGACGTGCGAATAGAGACCGACGCTGCGATATACGAAGACGGCAAGGTTCTGCTCAAGGGCAACCCCCTCAAGACCACATCCGAGATCCTGTGCCCCAGATGCCACCTGCCTCGCCTGCTCTATCCGACCGATGGCAAAGGCGCGCGAAAGCCCGATCCAAGCGTCATCTACTGCAAGAAGCACCCCTACATTGACAAGCCCGGCTACGACATTTACGGGCAGACCTGGGTTCAGCCTGGTCCCGGCCGTggtaagaagaagaaggatatGAAGCCCGATCCGAATATCGAGTCAGCCGGTCCTGGAGAAGCGCGACCAGCCAACGTGCTTTCATTTCCCTCCGCCACCTGCAGCAAGTGCAAACGATGCATTCTTGTCACCCGTCTCAACAACCACATGGGCTCTTGCATTGGAAATAGCGGACGCAATGCCAGTCGCGCTGCGGCGGCAAAGATCTCAAATGGCAGCAATGGCGCTAGCCAGCACGACGGAACACCCCCATCAAGCCAAAAGGCAACACCGGCGCCTGCATCGCGGGCCTCGAGCCCTAAGAAGCGCGATAGCGAGGAGGTGGCGGCACCTGAAGACGAGGACGAATCGGGAGACAGccataagaagaagaagttgAAGTCGACACCCTTGATGACAAAAAAGGTCATACTCAAAACAAAAGGTCCTAAGAAGGAAAAGGTGAAGACGAACTCACTTTTGAGTCGTGAGGCAAAGGCAGACGACGGCGACAACTCCACCGTTGAAGTTGCGCCaaagaaggaaaagaaggAGGCCAAGGGCATTAGTCCGGCCAAGAAACTGAAGCTCGGTGCCGCCAAGCCGCCCTTGTCCTCGCCGTTATCCAAGAATGGCCGGAACGGAAAAGAGAAGGACGAAGACGCAGAATCAGAATC CACGACGAGCGGCACAACGGGCGGCAAAACGACCAGCGCAACGAGCAGCACAAAGACCAGCTCAAAAACCAGCGTCAAAAGGACGGCCGGCTGTGGTCTTAGGAGACCAAGCGAGTTGTTGGCTATGAAGCGCACATCGGCGCCTTCGTCAGTCAAACGCTCACCTCCACAGTCGAAGCCGCAGCCGCAGCCAACTCGACAGCGACTGGCGTCTGTCTCTAGCACACCTTCCGCTCAAAGCAACTCTTCCGGTCGTTCTGCCGCAAAACCGAACTCGCCAGGATCTTCTCAAGACACGGTTCGATCCACGGGACGGCTTTCGCAGTCCAAGACCACTGGAAGTCGAACGCCTCCAACTGAAGGCAAAAAGCCCGCCAAAAGTCATTCTACCGTTCAGGCCCAGCCGCCAGCCCGAG TGTCCCGGGCCGGCGTCAAATATCAGCCGGGATGGGGCATAC AGCCAGGTTCCTGGCCGTTTTCTTGTTTTCTTCCTGTACTCATCAAAAAATCTGAAGCCCTGGTCGACGAGAAGATCGACATTCGATACACGATACTCAACAATGCATGGTCAGGGAGTCAGTCGGGGAAGGTCTTCTAG
- a CDS encoding major facilitator superfamily transporter codes for MAFYQINLAVFAAGNGYLLYQQYKRQEQEVIEELKQEAADSEEGSDGGDVEHQQLLSSPVESQNAVRQFQLDFFPVYALAMAADWLQGPHIYAIYRYEKNIPERVVAALYAAGFVSGAISASFAGELADRYGRRLACLTYCATYILTCLTMLTDNLFILFLGRFAGGVSTTLLYSVFEAWLITEYNQRGLSRTNLKLGSIFGNMTTISSIVAIMSGVIGDILVNSLGGRVWPFMASVVCSGAAMWLILKGWSENYGTKQHGPATTSLAEVKSGIQMILADMRILSLGLTSTFFEGAMYLFVFFWSAALKSARTKAGSDEELPFGLIFSSFMCAMMAGSSFFSLYTKTHSKETTSLILMLVVLVVSCCLSGAVVLDNEKLLFWALCMVEASIGAYFPSMSFLKSQVVEDGVRGRVYSLLRLPLNVFVVVAHSLDEEGDGHRNAVFMTCAALLMMSFFIVKRNFAQG; via the exons ATGGCTTTCTACCAGATAAACCTGGCCGTTTTTGCGGCGGGCAACGGGTATCTGCTCTACCAGCAGTACAAGCGCCAGGAACAAGAAGTCATCGAGGAGCTGAAGCAGGAGGCTGCCGACTCAGAGGAGGGTTCCGACGGAGGAGATGTCGAGCATCAGCAACTGCTCTCTTCGCCCGTCGAATCTCAAAATGCAGTCCGCCAATTCCAGCTGGACTTCTTCCCGGTCTACGCCCTGGCAATGGCAGCGGATTGGCTCCAG GGCCCCCATATCTATGCCATCTACAGATACGAGAAGAACATCCCCGAGAGGGTCGTGGCTGCTCTTTACGCTGCAGGCTTCGTGTCTGGCGCCATTTCCGCGTCCTTTGCTGGCGAGCTGGCAGATCGATACGGCCGCCGCCTTGCCTGCCTTACGTACTGCGCTACCTACATCCTCACCTGCCTGACGATGCTTACCGACAACCTCTTCATCCTATTTCTCGGCCGATTCGCCGGCGGTGTTTCGACGACACTTCTGTACAGTGTGTTCGAGGCCTGGCTGATTACGGAATACAACCAGCGTGGTCTTTCGCGGACGAACCTCAAACTAGGCTCCATCTTTGGCAACATGACCACCATCAGCTCCATCGTTGCAATCATGTCTGGCGTCATTGGTGACATCTTGGTCAACTCGCTGGGTGGCCGCGTCTGGCCTTTCATGGCAAGTGTGGTCTGCTCCGGGGCGGCCATGTGGTTGATCTTGAAGGGGTGGAGCGAGAACTACGGAACAAAGCAGCATGGCCCGGCAACAACATCACTCGCCGAGGTCAAGAGCGGCATCCAGATGATTCTGGCCGATATGCGAATCCTGTCATTAGGCCTGACGTCGACCTTCTTCGAGGGAGCCATGTACCTCTTTGTGTTCTTCTGGTCTGCTGCGCTGAAGAGCGCGCGAACCAAGGCTGGCTCAGACGAGGAACTGCCTTTCGGGCTCATCTTCTCCAGCTTCATGTGCGCTATGATGGCTGGATCTTCCTTCTTCTCGCTCTACACAAAAACACACTCCAAGGAGACGACATCGCTTATCCTTATGCTGGTCGTGCTTGTGGTGAGCTGCTGTCTGTCCGGAGCAGTCGTGCTGGACAATGAGAAGTTGTTGTTTTGGGCGCTGTGCATGGTTGAGGCCAGCATTGGAGCCTACTTCCCAAGCATGTCCTTCCTGAAGAGTCAGGTTGTCGAGGACGGGGTGCGTGGTCGCGTGTACAGTCTGCTGAGGCTACCTCTCAACGTGTTTGTTGTCGTGGCGCATAGCTTGGATGAAGAGG GAGATGGACATCGAAACGCCGTCTTTATGACTTGCGCTGCTCTTCTTATGATGTCCTTCTTCATTGTCAAGAGGAACTTTGCCCAGGGCTAA
- a CDS encoding hexokinase — MLNRAAEDPILVAQLGPPSGPTSGKGEQKRSRDLQNLKLTQLFLRDTKLLPPHLQLQLRSYSFPSQNFFYPPPPFYSPSAQIFQEPVCENPAPFPTTPPISIPLTMALEAETKRVVDQFELSDAYLNRAVSEFLGQMQTGLEKDGSSMSQIPTYVTGVPNGTEKGLYLAVDLGGTNFRVCSVQLNGDTTFNLTYSKVAIPKELMVAKTAEELFSFLAKQIELFLREHHAEHFEQHIRRRQTYSAPEGYRDEHVFRLGFTFSFPVQQLGINKGNLIRWTKGFDIPDAVGKDVCALLQVEIDKLHLPVRVAALVNDTVGTLMARSYTSTGKSGSILGAIFGTGTNGAYLEKLSNIKKPIVGEFEAATGEMVVNTEWGSFDNQLNVLPNTPWDDALDKASVNPGIQMFEKRVSGMFLGEIVRLTILDMLKDEKLSLFKDQNSSFNDWKSTTSIGAQSGMFKQWGLDSSIMSVAAADNTPELSTLRQQLESEMLVYSPSLEDAQAFKAVAGSVGRRAARLSAVAIGAIVLQSGKLDDETEEVIDVGVDGSLVEHYPFFRDMIYEALRSIESIGPKGADKIRIGIAKDGSGVGAALIALVAAGMEKEGDVLTEFRQNVKRELDSIPEQREEVSTTNTTLIIGGIVGVAAIAAVWWSRYNRQ, encoded by the exons ATGCTGAATCGTGCTGCAGAAGACCCTATTCTCGTCGCGCAGCTTGGTCCTCCGTCCGGCCCAACATCTGGAAAGGGAGAACAAAAAAGGTCTCGAGACTTGCAGAACTTGAAG CTCACGCAGCTCTTCCTCCGAGACACCAAGCTCCTTCCGCCGCACCTCCAACTGCAGCTTCGCTCCTACTCATTCCCCTCTCAGAACTTCTTCTACCCGCCTCCTCCCTTCTATTCTCCTTCGGCACAAATCTTCCAGGAGCCCGTCTGCGAAAATCCAGCGCCTTTTCCAACCACGCCGCCAATCTCCATACCTCTCACAATGGCGCTCGAAGCAGAGACAAAACGCGTCGTCGACCAGTTCGAGCTGTCCGATGCATACCTCAACCGTGCCGTCAGCGAATTCCTTGGCCAAATGC AAACTGGCCTGGAAAAGGATGGATCCAGCATGAGCCAGATCCCGACCTACGTCACTGGCGTGCCCAATGGTACTGAAAAG GGCCTGTACCTCGCTGTCGACCTCGGCGGCACCAACTTCCGCGTGTGCTCCGTCCAGCTCAACGGTGACACTACCTTCAATCTCACATACAGCAAGGTCGCGATCCCCAAGGAGCTCATGGTCGCCAAGACCGCCGAGGAACTCTTCTCCTTCCTCGCCAAGCAGATTGAGCTCTTCCTTCGCGAACACCACGCCGAGCACTTTGAGCAGCACATTCGCCGCCGTCAAACCTACAGCGCCCCCGAGGGCTACCGCGACGAGCACGTCTTCCGCCTGGGCTTCACCTTCAGCTTCCCCGTTCAGCAGCTTGGCATTAACAAGGGCAACCTGATCCGGTGGACCAAGGGCTTCGATATTCCCGATGCCGTCGGCAAGGATGTCTGTGCTCTGCTGCAGGTCGAGATCGACAAGCTGCACCTCCCCGTCCGCGTTGCTGCTCTCGTCAACGACACCGTCGGAACCCTGATGGCGAGATCCTACACCTCTACCGGCAAGTCCGGCTCCATCTTGGGTGCCATTTTCGGCACTGGCACCAACGGCGCCTACCTCGAGAAGCTGTCCAACATCAAGAAGCCCATTGTCGGCGAGTTCGAGGCTGCTACCGGCGAGATGGTTGTGAACACTGAGTGGGGTTCCTTCGACAACCAGCTCAACGTATTGCCCAACACCCCTTGGGATGATGCTCTGGACAAGGCCAGTGTCAACCCCGGCATCCAGATGTTTGAGAAGCGTGTCTCTGGCATGTTCTTGGGCGAGATTGTCCGTCTGACCATCCTTGACATGCTCAAGGACGAGAAGCTTTCCCTGTTTAAGGACCAGAACTCTAGCTTCAACGACTGGAAGTCAACAACAAGTATCGGTGCTCAGTCCGGCATGTTCAAGCAGTGGGGCCTGGACAGCTCCATCATGTCCGTTGCCGCTGCCGACAACACCCCCGAGCTGTCAACCCTGAGACAGCAGCTGGAGTCCGAGATGCTGGTGTACAGCCCTTCGCTCGAGGACGCCCAGGCCTTCAAGGCCGTCGCCGGCTCCGTCGGCCGTCGCGCAGCTCGCCTGTCAGCTGTCGCCATTGGCGCCATTGTTCTCCAGTCCGGCAAGCTTGACGACGAGACGGAGGAGGTCATTGATGTTGGTGTCGACGGCAGCTTGGTTGAGCACTACCCCTTCTTCAGGGACATGATCTACGAGGCCCTGCGCTCCATTGAGAGCATCGGCCCCAAGGGTGCTGACAAGATCCGCATTGGCATCGCTAAGGACGGAAGTGGAGTTGGCGCCGCCCTCATTGCCCTTGTGGCAGCTGGCATGGAGAAGGAGGGCGACGTCTTGACTGAGTTCAGACAGAATGTCAAGAGGGAACTTGACTCTATCCCTGAACAAC GCGAAGAGGTGTCAACAACCAACACGACATTGATCATCGGAGGCATCGTTGGTGTTGCAGCCATTGCGGCCGTCTGGTGGTCCCGGTATAACCGTCAATGA
- a CDS encoding thaumatin family protein, which translates to MRPSSSSRRGDKRPSRTSQSLFFALAISSQLSAANAIVFPSYHPNYKTDYLQLNKRYNPARRGPPEDWNGRIPLKVTNSCPDTIWPGITTQHGVGPGIGGFELASGDSRDMWVGPTWQGRAWGRTNCTVNGESAGCETGDCFGKLDCEFSGAVPATLAEFNLAGGVSGRQTFYDISLVDGYNIPVGINYIPAENTTYIPPNLTNCACIATTGFLSQRAASGTVYTNSTYPVPWEPTESNESSKDWCPWPLLSNPPDKPGDGVYPYPDDNIQRPTFSPCKSQCAATNSDHDCCIGKWHDPNKCKPGLYSRHAKALCPDAYSFAFDDQTSTFIIPSGGGWEVVFCPAGRSTNILRTMGPQLFELASAGFLSQKNLDLVKNQSYIESESEKNAAPGLASSSLWAICAAATTAAMLLGW; encoded by the exons ATGAGACCTTCGTCGTCTTCGAGGAGAGGCGACAAGCGACCTTCGAGGACAAGCCAGAGCCTCTTCTTCGCGCTGGCCATATCCTCGCAGCTATCAGCAGCCAACGCTATCGTGTTCCCAAGCTATCATCCCAACTACAAGACCGACTACCTTCAACTGAACAAGCGGTACAACCCCGCCAGACGAGGCCCACCCGAGGACTGGAATGGGAGAATCCCCTTGAAGGTCACCAACTCATGTCCTGACACGATCTGGCCCGGCATCACAACGCAGCATGGCGTCGGTCCTGGAATCGGTGGTTTCGAGCTTGCCTCGGGTGACAGTCGAGACATGTGGGTTGGGCCAACTTGGCAAGGCCGCGCTTGGGGGAGAACCAATTGTACCGTCAATGGAGAGTCGGCAGGCTGCGAGACGGGTGATTGCTTTGGAAAGCTTGACTGTGAATTCAGT GGTGCTGTTCCCGCAACTCTCGCCGAGTTCAACTTGGCCGGCGGTGTCTCTGGACGCCAAACGTTTTACGATATCTCCCTGGTCGATGGCTACAACATCCCTGTGGGCATCAACTACATCCCCGCCGAGAACACCACTTATATCCCGCCAAATCTGACCAACTGTGCCTGCATCGCAACGACAGGCTTCCTGTCACAACGCGCGGCAAGCGGCACCGTCTACACCAACAGCACATACCCTGTTCCTTGGGAACCGACTGAGTCCAACGAGAGTTCCAAGGACTGGTGCCCATGGCCACTGCTATCCAACCCGCCAGACAAGCCCGGCGACGGTGTCTATCCCTATCCCGATGACAATATTCAGCGTCCGACCTTCAGCCCGTGCAAGAGCCAATGCGCGGCCACGAACTCGGATCACGACTGTTGTATAGGCAAATGGCATGACCCCAATAAGTGCAAGCCAGGCTTGTACTCCAGACACGCCAAGGCCCTGTGCCCCGACGCATACAGCTTCGCCTTTGACGACCAAACATCGACCTTCATCATCCCATCAGGCGGCGGCTGGGAGGTTGTCTTCTGCCCCGCTGGAAGGAGCACTAACATTCTCCGGACCATGGGACCGCAGCTGTTCGAGCTCGCGAGCGCCGGGTTCCTGAGCCAGAAGAACCTGGACCTGGTTAAGAATCAATCCTACATAGAGTCTGAGAGCGAAAAGAACGCTGCTCCAGGCCTGGCCTCGTCGTCTCTGTGGGCCATCTGTGCGGCGGCTACAACCGCTGCCATGCTGTTGGGTTGGTAG